The window GATTCTGGTGTTTTTTTATATAAAATATAATCCTTAATATAAGTAATAATAAATATCCCTTCAAAAGAGATTAACAATAATAAAATAATAGGTACAATAGTTATAATATTCCCCTTGTTCATAATTCAATATTATACTTTATTATATTATTATATTCAATATTATTTTATTATAAATTTGTCTTTTTTAATCATTATAATTAATATTAAATTATAAAGGAGAGAACTTATGAGTTGTAATAAACCATCTAATTTTATAGGTTTTTTTGGTATACTATTAATATTATTAGGTGTTGCAATTGCTTGTTCTACAACTTCTACAACTGATGACAGGAGTGAAAAAACTATAGATAATGGTCAAATTATTTCAGGTATTGGAGGTATAGAGCAATTATTATTAAATCAATTTAAAACAAATTTTATGGGTACTTATACTGCAGAAGAAACAGTGCAACTTGACTTTCATGGGAAATCTATGATTTTCAATAATAATGGTATTGTTACAACTTCTACAAGTGCAGATGAGCCCATTTCTATAGATCTTATGGTGAATGGTAATCCAAGTTCTGCCACTATTACTCATATATTCTTTCAAGAGGGTGGAGAAGAGTATTATCCTAATATTCAAAGTGTGATAGCAATTACTTCTACAAATATATTAATTGGGAATCTAGTGATGTATACTACTGGTAAGACCGTTGAAGGAGGGGATATTATAGAGTTGATTATCAATCCTGAGACAGGAGTATTAACTTTTGATGGAGTTAAAATAGCAACTAAAAATTAATTAATAAGCAAATAGATAAATTAATAAGCAAATAGATAAATTAATAAGTAAATAGATAAATTAGCAACTAAAAATTAATTAATAAGCAAATAGATAAATTAATAAGTAAATAGATAAATTAGCAACTAAAAATTAATTAATAAGTAAATAGATATATATAATAAAATAATAAAAAACACATCCTAATATAAGATAGGGTGTGTTTTTTATGGTATAAATCCTATACAAAATTGTGTTAATTATTGTTTGATTAAATTTTATAATATTATATATAAAAAATAATATGTAGATTTCTTTAATATTTCTCAAAATCTATCGAAATAAAAAATAGAGATAGTGTATTGTATTACAGTATATTTAATAGGAGGTGTGATATGAAAGTAATCATAACCAAAAATCATGCAGAAAGTTGTCAAAAAACAGCAGAAATAATTGCTAAAATTATCAATAAACAAGAAAAACCTGTACTAGGGCTGGCAACTGGTAGTACCGCAGAGCAAGTTTATTCAGAATTAGTACAGATACATGAAGCTAATAAAGTTAGTTTTAAAAATGTAATTACTCTTAATTTGGATGAATATTTGGGATTATCACCCGAACATGATCAAAGCTATCGTTATTTTATGAATTTACATTTGTTTAATAAAGTAGATATTGATCTAAAAAATACTTTTGTCCCTGTAGGTAATACAGATAACAAGATTGAATTACAAAAATTTCAACAAAAATTAGCAAGTATGCCAAGACATTTTCAATTGTTAGGAGTAGGTCCTAATGGACATATTGCTTTTAACGAACCAAGTAAAGTTTTGCATGCTGATGCTCATATTGTAGATATTGCAGAATCTACAATAGAGGCTAATGCTAGATATTTTGCAAGTAAAAATGATGTTCCAAAACAAGCTTTTACTCAAGGAATGGGAGATATTCTTAAAGCTGAGTGTGTTGTTCTTTTGGCAACAGGTGCTAATAAAGTAGATGCTATGAAAAAAATGCTTTTGAGTGATGATATTACTACAGAATCACCTTGTACTTTTTTGAAAGTTCATCCTAATTGTATTATTTTTATTGACCAAGAGTTGGCTGATTTAATTGGCTATAAAGGATAATCCCTTTAAAAACAAATATTTAAACTAAAAAACACCCCAGTAATAGGGTGTTTTTTTGTTATTGTTATTGATTTAAGGTGCTGTTAAACATACCAAAGTTAGCCATGATACAGGCTTGTTATAATGTGGTAAGAAGAAGAAATCAGTAAGTGCCAATTCATCAACTGTCATTTTTTTAGCAATTGCTAATGAGAATGTGTGAATAACTTCTGAATGATTTTCTGTAGATTGAATTTGAGCTCCTAATAAACGACGAGTCGTAGCATCATAAACTACTTTAACTCGTACTTGAGCATT of the Spirochaetota bacterium genome contains:
- a CDS encoding glucosamine-6-phosphate deaminase, with the protein product MKVIITKNHAESCQKTAEIIAKIINKQEKPVLGLATGSTAEQVYSELVQIHEANKVSFKNVITLNLDEYLGLSPEHDQSYRYFMNLHLFNKVDIDLKNTFVPVGNTDNKIELQKFQQKLASMPRHFQLLGVGPNGHIAFNEPSKVLHADAHIVDIAESTIEANARYFASKNDVPKQAFTQGMGDILKAECVVLLATGANKVDAMKKMLLSDDITTESPCTFLKVHPNCIIFIDQELADLIGYKG